GACGATCTTCAGCGGGAACTTCGAGTTCGCGATCGCGGAGGCGACCGAGACCGCGTTGCTCATGCCGAAGTCCGCCTTGCCGGTGGCGACGATCGCCTCCTGGGCGACCGGGCCGGAGAGGAATTCGACACTGGAGAACCCGGCGTCCTTGAAGTAGCCGTTGGAGTCGGCGAGGAACTCGCCGGCGAACTCGGCGTTCTTGATCCAGGAGAACTGGACGCTGACCTTGCCCAGGCCCTCGGTGCTGTCGGTCGTCTCGGGAGTGTCCGAACCGCACGCCGTGAGTGCGGCGGAGGAGGCGAGCAGGAGTCCGGCGGCAATCGCGCCGTGCTTGCGGATGTTCATGGAGGCCTTTCCACAGGTTCGGCCGGCCCGAGGCACGGCTCTCGACGTCTGCGGTGGACGCTAGGCGCGCCCGATTTCGGTTGTTGGTCCCCAACGTTTCCCGCGCATTAAAACAGTTGTTTCACGCAATGAAACGAACGCATCAATCAGTAGGTCGCGCGTGCCTCATGAGCCAGCCAGGCAGCGAACGGAGCGAAGGCGCCGCGGTGCTTCCCGGCGTCGACCACCGTGGGCCAGACCGCGTCCGGATCCCCGAAGAGCTCGTAGAACTCGCGATCGTCGAAACCGCCGGCAGCGGCGTCGTCCCGCGTCGCGGCGTACACGACCCGGTCGAGGCGTGCCCACAGCGAGGTGGCGAGGCACATCGGGCAGGGCTCGCAGGAGGTGTACAGGGTCGCGCCCGCCAGGGAGTGGCTCTTGACGGCCCGGCACGCGGCGCGGATCGCGCAGACCTCCGCGTGCGCGCTCGGGTCGAGGTCGCGGGTGACCCGGTTCTGGCCGGTGGCGATCACGAGTCCGTCGCGCACGATGACTGCGCCGAACGGCCCGCCGCCCTCGGCCACGTTGGCGACCGCCAGGTCGACGGCTTGCTTCAGGTAGGTCTCGTCGCTCATCTGGACTCCTCGCGGATCAGTCGCCACACGCGATCGCGGCTCATCGGCAGATGCCTGGCCCGGACGCCGGCGGCGTCCCGGATCGCGTTGGCGAGTGCGGGTGCAACGGGGTTGTAGGGGGCCTCCGACATCGACTTGGACCCGCTCGGGCCGAGCGGGTCGAAGGTGTCGGCGTAGAGGATCCGCGTCGGCGGGACGTCGGCGATCTGCGGGAACCGGTAGTTGCGGAACGTCCGGGTCAGGACCTGCCCGTCGCGGACCACCAGCTCCTCCTGGAGGGCCGAGCCGATGGCCTGGGCAATGCCGCCCTCGACCTGTCCGCGCAGCTGCTCGGGGTTGATGATGACGCCCGCATCGACGGCCTGCACCGAGGTCAGCACGCGGACCGAGCCGGTCGCCGGGTCGACCGCCACCCGGAAGCCGTGGACGTTGAAGGCCACCGAACGCGGGGTGCCGTCGTGCTCTCCGAAGGCCGTCAGCGGAAGGTCTGCACCGTCGTCGATCGCCCTGCGGAGCGAGGTCGCGGCACGCTGCACCGCAAGGCCCGCCACGGCCGAACCGGCGGACCCGAAGGCACCCGTGTCGTACGCCGCGGCGTCGGTGTCACCGGCCACGAGGCGCACGCGTCCGGTCGGCACTCCGAGTGCTTCCGCGGCCAGCTGCACATGGACGGTGGCGGTGCCGTTGCCGAACTCGGCGCTGCCGGCCTGCACCGTGAAGCTGCCGTCGCTCTCGGCGGTGACCGAGGCGGTGGCGTGGTGGCCGCGCGGCGGGATCGTGGCGATCATCGCAACCGCGAGACCTTCGCCGACCGACCAGCCCTCTGGTGCCGTGTCACCCTCGCCCGACGCGAGCGCCGCCTCGACGAGGTCGAGACACTGGTCGAGCCCGTAGGAGCCGTACTGGAGATCGTCAGGCGCGTGCGCGTTGACGACGAACTCGTCGCCCGGGGTGACCACGTTGCGGCGGCGGATCTCTGCCGCGCTGATGCCGATCTCACGGGCCAGGTCGTCGAGCGCGGACTCGACCGCCCACATGACCTGACCCAGGCCGTAGCCCCGGAACGCGCCGCTCGGCGGGTTGTTCGTGTAGACCGCCTCGGCATCGACCCGCTTGTT
This genomic interval from Nocardioides cavernaquae contains the following:
- a CDS encoding nucleoside deaminase; this translates as MSDETYLKQAVDLAVANVAEGGGPFGAVIVRDGLVIATGQNRVTRDLDPSAHAEVCAIRAACRAVKSHSLAGATLYTSCEPCPMCLATSLWARLDRVVYAATRDDAAAGGFDDREFYELFGDPDAVWPTVVDAGKHRGAFAPFAAWLAHEARATY